The DNA window AGCAGCTATGACTTCTTTGTCTTCTTTAACAAATTTAATGTTACCCATAAATATTTAATTCCTTGTTGACTGTAAAACCCTTGGCTAAAAAGATTAATACCATTTTGGATTAAGAATTGCAGTCTATGTCTAGGTTCTGTCAATCCATGCGATCGCAATCTTTTTTCCAATTGGCATAAGTTTAAATTAGTCTGTATCAACTATATTACTTAACTTTTTGCTAGTTGTTACAAATAATTAAGAAATATCAAGTTTTAGCAAAAACATATTGTCAAAAAAAATAGGACAGGTACAATACCTGTCCCATTGATGAAAAATTTACTTAACTTACCTAAATCCCACAGCTGCTTGCCATACGAAAGCAAGTAACAAGAAGAAAACAGGAATTACTGGAAGAACGTCTACCAGAGGATCGAAAATTTGGTAAGCTTCGGGCAGTTTAGCTAATAATAGTGCTGCTTCCATGTTCGTTTTTATCCAATCTATCCAACACAGCTTTCATAATTGAGATGTATCTTAACATGGTTTCGCCACTGAGAATTAGTTATTCGCTGCTTTGAAAAAAAGTGAGTAGAGACTAAGGACTAGTACAGGTCGGCGGAAATAAAGATATCATTTCAAGTTAGTGAAAAGCTTGTAATATAAGCTTTTTGACTTTTAACTTTTGACTTTTGACTTCCGCGTAGCGGTACTAACCTCTAACCTCTGAAATATCAGACACCGAGTAATTTGTAGATTAAGCTGTTGATGAAGGTGAGAGCTAACGCGCCTAACACAGCACTCCAGATACCGAAACGTAACCGGAAGCCCTCTACTAACCAAGCAGCAATACTAAAACAAACAACGGCAATCATAAAAGTGAAGATGCCGGATAATAAATCAAATGTAAGGAAATTCGGTACTGCAAAGATTAGGCGTAAAATCGGTCTGATGATCGCCGTAACAATACCGAGAACTGCTGCTGAAATAAAGGCTTTTTTAGGTGAGTCAACTTCAACTCCGAGGGGAAGTTTACTAATAATCAGCAGGCTGATAGATGTTACTACCCACACAATAAAAAGCGTTACAATTGCATTCATTGCCACAACCCTTGAAACGCGAATGGCGATTGGCGATCGCTTGTTTAAGCAACCGATTTCAGATTTTTTGAAGCTTTGCCAATTACTTGTAAATTACCAGATATTTTTCTCTATCAATAATTTATTTTTTATATCTTTAGGTTTGGGTAAGAAATTATCAGGAGGCAGGAGGTTCACTTCGACTACGCTCAGTGACCAAAAGTCAGAAGTCAGGAGTCATAATCCAAAATCCACAATGGAAGATGAAGAAGGATTTTTGCTGCATCTTCCATCACTGCATTTTAAATGGGAAAATTCTGTTCAAATTTATCAGTTTGGAGCAGAATTATTCGGATTTCCTGGTGCTACTGGTATTTGTGTTGCTGGTGCATTTGGTACACCAGGAATTACGCCTTCCCCAGTGGGGGGCTGTCCATAATTGGGAGGTATTTGGTTAGGGTTAATAGGGATATTGGGATTAAAATTTCCCTGGGGATTGGTTTCGGGAATTGGTGCATTAGGCACGCTAGGATTATTGGGAAAATAGGATTCTGGCAGCTGATTAGGTTGAGTGGTGGAAGTTTGACTCGGCCCAGGGATAATGCCTAAAGAAACGCGATCGCCTCCGACTTGGCGTAACAAATCTAGGGTTTCCACCACATCATTATAAGTTGCAGTTCGGGAAGCATTTAATACCAAAATCCCATTCGGGTTTTGTGCGAGATATTGCCTGAGTATCTCTGCTAATTCCTCGCGTTTTACAGGCTGTTTTTCAATGTAAATATTACCCACAGCATCAATGGTCACAATTTGACTACCAGATTGTCCTGCGATCGCAGATGTCCCGGTAGAAGCTTTAGGCAAATCAACATTAATGGCTTGTTGGCGAGTAAATTGTAATGCTGCTAACAAAAAAAACGTCAAAATACAAAAAACAACATCAATTAAAGGAATGATTTGAATTTGTACTTCTTCAACTGGAGTATGCAGATTAACTTTCATCGTCTGTAAAATTTTAGTTATAGCAAAGTGCTGAGTGCTGAGTGCTGTTCACTGAGCAACTTGTACCGAGCGAAGTCGAGGTAAGTCGAAGTGTGAGTGCTGAGTAATAAATTGTCTTCTGCCTCCTGGTCACTGAGCGTAGTCGAAGTGAGCCTCCTGCCTCTGGTTGGTGAGCGACTTGCCTTGAGCGCAGTCGAAAGGAGCCGAACCACTGCCTTCTTATGACTCAGGATCTAATGAATCAGTCACATCTGGTTCTTCTGGAGGTTGGGGAAATAGATTTTT is part of the Aulosira sp. FACHB-615 genome and encodes:
- a CDS encoding biopolymer transporter ExbD encodes the protein MKVNLHTPVEEVQIQIIPLIDVVFCILTFFLLAALQFTRQQAINVDLPKASTGTSAIAGQSGSQIVTIDAVGNIYIEKQPVKREELAEILRQYLAQNPNGILVLNASRTATYNDVVETLDLLRQVGGDRVSLGIIPGPSQTSTTQPNQLPESYFPNNPSVPNAPIPETNPQGNFNPNIPINPNQIPPNYGQPPTGEGVIPGVPNAPATQIPVAPGNPNNSAPN
- a CDS encoding phage holin family protein → MNAIVTLFIVWVVTSISLLIISKLPLGVEVDSPKKAFISAAVLGIVTAIIRPILRLIFAVPNFLTFDLLSGIFTFMIAVVCFSIAAWLVEGFRLRFGIWSAVLGALALTFINSLIYKLLGV
- a CDS encoding photosystem II reaction center protein K encodes the protein MEAALLLAKLPEAYQIFDPLVDVLPVIPVFFLLLAFVWQAAVGFR